TGTACAGTTTGTTAAATATGAAGGGTTTTAGTAAAAAAAGACCCCCGGTTGTTCCGGGGGTTTAAGGTTGAGATATGTAGCGTAGCGGTTACTACGTGCTGTTATGCTGTTTTGTAGCACAAAGTTAATGCTTTTGTGCTCGTAATGTGATGCTTAGGTGTCAAAAATGACAGTTTTAGCTGTTCTTTTTCCTCAATTCATCCCTGATTTCGGTGAGCAGCTGTTCCTGGGAAGGGCCTTTAGGTTCGGTAACTTTTGGGGCTTCCTTCGCAGTCTTGGTTCTTTCATAAGCCCGTAACACCAGGAAGATAAAGAAAGCCACAATCACGAAATAAATAATGGCCTGAATGACATTTCCGTAGGTGAGCACGGCAGCTTCGGCTTCTTTTGCGGCGTCAAGGGTCTCGTACTCATTGCCGTCAAGCGAAATGAACTTTTGGGAGAAGTCTATTCCCCCGGTAATCACGCCAATAATTGGCATAATGATATCGGCCACCACAGAAGACACGATTTTGTTAAAAGCGCCTCCTACAACAACTGCTGTAGCCAGGGCGATAATGTCACCTTTCATTAGAAAAGCCTTGAAATCCTTAAAAAATGCCATTTTTCAGATGTTTTGAGTTAGTAGGCTAAATGTATGAATTAATCTGTAACAAGCACTCTTTTCACTCTTTGGGAGATACCGGTGATTAGTTCATAAGAAATGGTATTCCCCTTTGCCGCAAAATCGGTAGCATGCTGTGCTCCTCCAAAAACAATCACTTCGTCGCCTTCCTGGCAGTCAATTCCGGTTATATCGACCATAACCATGTCCATGCATACATTTCCTATAATTGGGGCGTAGCTGCCGTTGATGATCACCCCTGCGCGGCCATTGCCGTACTGCCTGTTGATCCCGTCGGCATGGCCAATGGGAAGTGTGGCCGTTTTTGTCCGTTTTTCGGCGATAAAGGCGCGGTTATAACCCAGGGACTGGCCTTTCTCCAGCTCATGGATTTGCGAAACTATGGTTTTAAGCGTTCCAATGGGCCTTAATTTTTCATCATTGGGCTCATCATTTCCGAAGCCGTAAAGCCCGATCCCCGATCGCACCATATCGAAATGGGCTTTGGGGTAGTTAATGATGCCCGAAGTATTGCAAATGTGCAGCATTGGCCTGTACCCCAGCTCATCGTAGAGTTTCACTGCAATTTTTCTGAAAGTGTGGATCTGCATGAGGGTAAATTCCCTTTCCTTCCAGTCTTCACTTGCTGCCAGGTGAGAGAAGAAAGATTTTGCTTTCACTGAAGTGCTGGCGCTTAGCAGGTTTTTCACTATACCGGTCTCTTTTTCTGAAAAGCCGAGCCGGTTTAAGCCGGTATTGAATTTAATATGCACGGGATAAGCTTCCTGGTTCTTGCCTTCAGCTGTTTTGATGAACTCCTTCAGTACAAATTCGCTGTAAAGGCTGGGCTCCAGGCAGTGCTCTATAATCTCTTCAAAATTTAGGGACTGCGGGTGCAGTACCAAAATTGGGGTTTCAATTCCTGCCTCCCTTAACGCAATACCTTCCGAAGTATAAGCAACCGCAAAATAGTCGGCGCCCAGCTCCACGAGTTTATGGGCTATGCCGGCTACGTCACTTCCGTAGCCAAAAGCCTTGACCACGGCCATGAACTTCACATCTTCATCGAGTTTTGACCTAATGTATGTATAGTTGTGCGCTAAGGCATCGAGGTTGATTTCAAGTACGGTCTCCCTGGCTTTCGGCATGTTCACTTCTTTTGGTGTCTTTTAGTTCTTCGGGTTCTGTAACCTCGAAATTTTTTAGTTTTTCCCTTAAGCGGGCTTTGTAAAAGGCTCCGCGGCTCAAAGGTTCATATTCTTCGGTCTCTCCCAGCATTACCAGGTCTTCGTTTGAAGTTTTGCGGTAGCTGTACTGGGCGAGGTTCCCGGTGCGGGTACAAACGGCGTGTACTTTGGTCACATATTCGGCAGTGGCCATTAGGTTGGGCATGGGCCCGAAGGGATTGCCTTTAAAATCCATATCCAGCCCGGCAACGATTACCCTAACGCCCCTGTTTGCAAGGTCATTGCATACAGAGACGATTTCTTCGTCAAAGAACTGGGCTTCATCTATACCCACCACATCGCAGTCATCGGCCAGCAGGCGTATGTTGGCTGCGGCAGGAACAGGTGTAGACCTTATTTCGTTAGAGTCGTGCGACACCACCATCTCTTCATTGTAGCGGGTGTCTATGGCCGGCTTAAAGATCTCGACCTTTTGTTTGGCAAATTTGGCGCGTTTGAGCCGGCGAATAAGCTCTTCGGTCTTCCCAGAGAACATCGAACCGCATATAACTTCAATCCACCCAAATTGCTCTTTATGATTTACTGTATTTTCGAGAAACATTTTGTATTTTTCAAGACCAAAAAGCGGACTTCGCTTTTGATAAAGGTGACACAAATTTATTAAAAATACAACCGTAGTCGGGTTGCAAGAATGAAAGTTATGAAAAAGCAATTGAAAGAGGAATTAGTAGCTTTGGCCGAAAAAGTTGCTCTTTTAAAAGATCAGGAACAGGTCGCTACCGGGGAATTGAAAGAGCTGGCCAGGAGATTATACGAAAAGCTTACCGTCTATAATTTTACTGAATCAAATTTATACACTGCTTCTGAGATCAGAGAGCAGGAAGCTGTGAAAACTGCTCAAAAAGTGGAAGCCCCGCAAGAAAAAGAACAGCCTGTAAAAGTTTCCGAAGAAAAAAAGCAGCCTGTAGCAGTGAAGCAGGACGAAGAGGCTCCCGAACCCGATGAATACAACCCCACCGGGCTCGAATACAACGATTCTGAAGAGATCACCGAGCCCAACACCGAAAAAATAAAGGATATTGTAGCACAAATGCCACCTGAAACCCAGCAGATAGACGATCTTTTTGCACATATTGAACCTCGCGACTACAAGAAGAACGATATGAACGATATTGGAGGGGTGCATTATGACAACCTGCCGCAGTTTGAACCTGTGAACAGGGCAGGCTCTGCCCAGGAAAAGCCCAGGTCTCTCAACGACAGGCTTAAAAAAGGGATCAATATTGGCCTTAACGACAGAATGGCCTTTGTAAAGCACCTTTTTGACGGAAGTACTTCAGATTACAACAGGGTGTTGTCCCAGCTTTCCACCATTAGAACTAAAGAAGAAGCTTTCAACTTTGTCGCCAACATGGTAAAACCCGATTATAATAACTGGGAAGGCAAGGAAGACTATGAAAGCAGGTTCCTGGCTATAGTTGAAAAGAACTTCGAGTAAGGCTCTATGGCAAAACTCTATCTTGTGCCCACGCCTATAGGCAATCTTGAAGATATTACTTTTCGCGCCGTCAGGGTTCTGAAAGAAGTAGACCTAATCTTAGCTGAAGATACCCGCAACAGCGGAAAACTGCTTAAACACTTCGAGATCAATACTCCCATGCAGAGCCACCACATGCACAATGAACACAAAACTGTGGAAAAT
This Salinimicrobium tongyeongense DNA region includes the following protein-coding sequences:
- the mscL gene encoding large conductance mechanosensitive channel protein MscL, with the translated sequence MAFFKDFKAFLMKGDIIALATAVVVGGAFNKIVSSVVADIIMPIIGVITGGIDFSQKFISLDGNEYETLDAAKEAEAAVLTYGNVIQAIIYFVIVAFFIFLVLRAYERTKTAKEAPKVTEPKGPSQEQLLTEIRDELRKKNS
- the alr gene encoding alanine racemase gives rise to the protein MPKARETVLEINLDALAHNYTYIRSKLDEDVKFMAVVKAFGYGSDVAGIAHKLVELGADYFAVAYTSEGIALREAGIETPILVLHPQSLNFEEIIEHCLEPSLYSEFVLKEFIKTAEGKNQEAYPVHIKFNTGLNRLGFSEKETGIVKNLLSASTSVKAKSFFSHLAASEDWKEREFTLMQIHTFRKIAVKLYDELGYRPMLHICNTSGIINYPKAHFDMVRSGIGLYGFGNDEPNDEKLRPIGTLKTIVSQIHELEKGQSLGYNRAFIAEKRTKTATLPIGHADGINRQYGNGRAGVIINGSYAPIIGNVCMDMVMVDITGIDCQEGDEVIVFGGAQHATDFAAKGNTISYELITGISQRVKRVLVTD
- a CDS encoding thymidine kinase — its product is MFLENTVNHKEQFGWIEVICGSMFSGKTEELIRRLKRAKFAKQKVEIFKPAIDTRYNEEMVVSHDSNEIRSTPVPAAANIRLLADDCDVVGIDEAQFFDEEIVSVCNDLANRGVRVIVAGLDMDFKGNPFGPMPNLMATAEYVTKVHAVCTRTGNLAQYSYRKTSNEDLVMLGETEEYEPLSRGAFYKARLREKLKNFEVTEPEELKDTKRSEHAESQGDRT